Within the Salarias fasciatus chromosome 2, fSalaFa1.1, whole genome shotgun sequence genome, the region ttcctagTGTATACTTTTACAAATTCACTGTgatcattgtgtgttttcaggttgcTTATGTGTCAAAGGACACTCCTATGCTGCTCTATCTGAACACACATGCTGCTCTGGAACAGATGAGAAAACAAGCGGAACGGGACAATGAGAGGGGGCCTAGGGTATGTTTGAAGAAGGAACTCTTGTGTTCAGGAATCTTTATTGTAAGATTCTTGGTCCAGGGTAGACTTGTTTGAAATAACACCAATTGAATGGCCTTCAGGTGATGGTGGTGGGGCCAACAGATGTTGGGAAGTCAACAGTGTGCCGTTTGCTCCTCAGCTATGCTGTGAGAGTTGGCAGGAGACCAACACTTGTGGAACTTGATGTTGGACAAAGTGGGGTAAGATAAGTTGGCAGACAtcataaacattttttgaagAGTGATGTACCAGTAGCCATGTTTCTTCATGCACTAAGCATCGAAATCAAGAATAATCATGTGAAATGCTGTTGGGTTTCATCAGGTGTCTGTACCTGGCACTGTGTCAGCACTGTGTATTGAGCGCCCAGCAGATGTGGAGGAAGGTTTCTCAGTTCAGGCTCCTTTGGTCTATCACTTTGGCTCTACCACTCCGGGCACCAATATCAAACTTTACAACAAGGTAAGACAACATATACTTGacctactgtaaaccacaactTTAGTCATTGTTTAATaatcaattaattaattttttcactttattcttACTCTACTCTCAAGCTGACGTCGTGTCTGGCTGAGGTGTTTTCCCAGCGCTGTGAAGTAAACAGAAAGGCCAGTGTGGGAGGCTGCATCATCAACACCTGCGGCTGGGTCAAAGGCTCTGGTTACCAGGCTCTTGTCCACTGTGCTTCCACCTTTCAGGTGGATGTGGTGCTCGTGTTGGACCACGAGAGACTGTATAACGAATTAAAACGAGACCTTCCTCACTTTGTACGGGTCGTGCTTCTCCCCAAGTCTGGTGGAGTAGTGGAACGCTCAAAGGACTGCCGGCGAGAGgctcgggaggagaagatccgCGAGTATTTCTATGGCTTCCGTGGAGTGTCTTTCTaccctttttcttttgaagtgcGTTTCTCAGATGTCCGCATCTACAAGATCGGGGCACCGTCAATCCCAGACTCCTGCTTACCCCTGGGAATGTCTCAAGACGACACACAGCTGAAACTGGTGCCAGTGACACCAGGGAGAGATCTCACATACCATGTTCTGAGTGTGAGCAGTGCTGAGGATGGAGAGGAAGGTGTGAGAAAAGGAATAGTGGAGAGCCCAGTTTGTGGCTTCATTGTGGTAACTTACGTAGACACCCAGGCACAGGTCATGAAGGTATTGTCTCCGGCACCAAGACCACTGCAGAGACATACTCTGCTGATCATGGACATCCGCTTCATGGATATGAAATGAAGCAACACCTCCGGGAAGTGGAACTTCTGTAAGCAAAGAGTATTGCtagacatttttttccccagtgaaTATATTATCAAATTGTTGAAATTGGTAGCGACTATTCATTTCACTGGATTGCATTGACCataggctctatgcacaactcaaccacttcctgaacttcaggaggctccttctttgctgtctttcatgataggacgagctgattaatacaggtgtgtctgaagttgttacagaggtcagacacacctgcattaatcagctcgtcctatcatgaaagacaggaaacaaggagcctccagaagttcaggaagtggtgaagttgtgcatagagtccattggTTTCTGTAGAAAGGGTTGTTTTATATGTCctcaataactttttttttaaactgttccaGGAATACCTAAtccattttttattaataaaatttTTAATGTGCGAAAATGTCTGTGTGCTTTATCTTATCACTCTTATGAAACAGActgctaatttaaaaaaaaaacaggcatgtCTTAATTATAACCAAATTTTTCACCGAGGTTCCACTCCTAAAGAAATCAAACTGGACTGAACTCCTTCAGAGACTTTTGAATGTGTCTAAAAGttgtttgacatgtttttctttgtattgtgTCCTTCCTGCAGAGTTCATTTGTTGTATCTATTTTGTAACACAAAGTGCACTGACCTGTAGGCCATATCCTAACCAGTATGGCAGGAACTGTTTATGAGCACTACAACAGGAGCTCATCAGATATTTATGTTGTAAACAGCCGGCACCTCATAGTGGAGTGCACTGAGTGTTCTTTACACCCACCTGTGCTTTAACATTTTCTGTTCAGTTCTGAATACGTCTCCCAGGCTGACAGCATTACATAATGATGGGCACATATTTTGGCCACGATACTAACACAATACTGTGTTAAATGAGTGAATGTGTCTCTCTCACAGATGGTCATAAATATGCTAACAATTCAGTAAAGTTGGTCAGGTACAGATTGCATTTGAATGcaattgtttattgtttgttttttctgaacATCTAGTTTGAAAGATGATTTAGTTATTTGATATTCTTAACATATTTTCTTGACTCGTGTTTTCTGTACTTGTAGacaaacattttgatttaatcGATAGGATCTGGCTGTTTTCTAGATCAGAATCAGATTCTGATTATGCTCAATACAATAAACAGAATAATCCATAAACGGTGTTGGCAACCATTGCCTTTTCGAAGCAGtggattgttttcttttgaagtcTCTCAAATGCTTGACATAGTTTTCCTCAACCAATAAACCACTCTAAAAACGAGAAAAATAGCTTTGCGAATTTCACACAGGACAGAAATAGTTTTTTTACTCccagataaacaaacaaacaaatacaaattgTTTGTATTGTTAATCCCACAGAAACGAATGTAATAAATATATAACAAAAGTGAACAGTCCAAGTTGTTACAATAGCTAGTAGTATTGATATTTTGAACATGAAGAAAACCAAAATTAAGCATTTGGCCAATTTCTGTGTGATGTTATGTGACAGGtgtacaaaaaaacaataacacaaTAATAACATACTACATTTCTTAGAATTATTTTACCGTTTGTCATGCCTCAAATTGAAGATGCATAGGATGGTGCTCTCACCTCATTGCCAGAATGCTATGAGTTCAAATACCAGTTGGATCTAAATGGCATCGATGCATGTCTTACATTAACTTGACTTTTTAGTTTAATTCAGTAAATCAACATCTacttttaattttctctcttttttattttgatattatTTTTGATTGACTTTTATGTCTGCATTTTCATTCAGCCCCTCAAATAATCCGTTGCTATTTTGTTTAATTAAACTCAAttgatcaaatgtttttttttcgttgcaatgtcttttttttatccttttatgtttattttttaccaTGCAAGTGTGAAGCTGTTTACTACAAACTACCTGTATGATCGATTGATTCATTGTCAATAAATCTGGTGttttattaattaaattcaCGACTAAATTGTGACGTATGGAGCTACTCtacaggccacgccccctcgattctgattggctgctcgTCCCACCTGGGGGACGAGGGACTAGTTCCGGGATTCCGATGTCGGCCTAGGAAGAGGGCTAAGTAGTTTGCTAGCGGCTAACTCAAGGAGGACCGAAACTACCTACATCCTAAAGACAAGGCAGCCCACATGTTTAATATCAGGTGTGTGTTCTTCTTgcttttgctgtttgttgttgaaaTGAAAGCGGCTTGAGGCGCCGCGTCGGTCATCAGTGAAAGCTAGTCCGCCAGGTAACTAACGTTAGCTAACTCTTGTAGCTGTGGTAAAGGACCGAGTGGTGtcgcaaaacaaaaaaaaaaaaaaaaaagaaaaaaaaactttcgaGGCTTGGTGAAAGCTCAGGGAGCCACTACCAAGTGATTTAACGCCGTTCTTGAAAATACGCTGACGCGGAACACTGCATGGTGTGCTAGTTTGAGGCAGGGCTTTTGATGAGGTTCGTGGTGCTGGGAGAAGATTATGGCAGTTGTCTTGACTGACTCCTCTGCGCTGGCCTGCTGTGCACCGCTCGGTCTGTTTTATCatccaaaaaaatgaaatgacagtAAATCCAGTGGCTGGGATTTACACAAGACACCAGCAAGTGACTGTAGGTGTGTCACTGTCCCTCGGTAAACGGGTTAAATCGTCTCGGTCGGCCACTTAGCCATGTCGCCTGCGAGGTACAGATTGTTGCGGCGGCATGACAGGCAGGGCTGGACACAGATTTTAGGATTAACATCCATTATAGTCGGGAGGGGGGGATTTGTTGTTGGGCAGATGAGATGATTAACAACAGGCACACTGACATTCTGCCTCGActgtagctgtgtgtttgttcgtACGGATGATTGCTGAGGAGAGGGGTGTGTCCAAACTATCAGGTTACGCTGTTACTCCGGATCCGTTTTCACTGTGTTCACAAACGAGTTTTTCACCCGAAAATGAAGGAAATTAGCATGGTTATTGAATCATCGATAAATATCTATACAGAGCAAGTAAAACCAGTGTTTCAAGTTGATTTACAACTCCTTTCACAACACATAACTTTAAATGTTGAATAGTAAAGAAACTTTGAACATTAGGTGACTTACAGGTATTCCCTCCATCAGAAATCCAAGAGTCTGCATATCACTACTAccaagaaaataacaaaaaaggcTTTTTACAGAAGCACAGTGCCAtgcagagaacatgcaaactcagcacagACAGACCCAGCTCATGCTCAAACTGCTCATATTCTCTCTGCCAAGGGAAATGATTACCCATTACTTCATCTTGTGGTCCTTTAAAGATGCTCTTAAATGATAATACTGACTGAGGGATCTGG harbors:
- the clp1 gene encoding polyribonucleotide 5'-hydroxyl-kinase Clp1 isoform X1, encoding MSTIMATEVVEKTGEDAPAAGKLSTRFDLEKETELRFEVEAAEAAEQVELELLTGMAEVFGSELNRNKKYTFGPGSKIAVFTWQGCSVNLYGKPEVAYVSKDTPMLLYLNTHAALEQMRKQAERDNERGPRVMVVGPTDVGKSTVCRLLLSYAVRVGRRPTLVELDVGQSGVSVPGTVSALCIERPADVEEGFSVQAPLVYHFGSTTPGTNIKLYNKLTSCLAEVFSQRCEVNRKASVGGCIINTCGWVKGSGYQALVHCASTFQVDVVLVLDHERLYNELKRDLPHFVRVVLLPKSGGVVERSKDCRREAREEKIREYFYGFRGVSFYPFSFEVRFSDVRIYKIGAPSIPDSCLPLGMSQDDTQLKLVPVTPGRDLTYHVLSVSSAEDGEEGVRKGIVESPVCGFIVVTYVDTQAQVMKVLSPAPRPLQRHTLLIMDIRFMDMK
- the clp1 gene encoding polyribonucleotide 5'-hydroxyl-kinase Clp1 isoform X2; translated protein: MATEVVEKTGEDAPAAGKLSTRFDLEKETELRFEVEAAEAAEQVELELLTGMAEVFGSELNRNKKYTFGPGSKIAVFTWQGCSVNLYGKPEVAYVSKDTPMLLYLNTHAALEQMRKQAERDNERGPRVMVVGPTDVGKSTVCRLLLSYAVRVGRRPTLVELDVGQSGVSVPGTVSALCIERPADVEEGFSVQAPLVYHFGSTTPGTNIKLYNKLTSCLAEVFSQRCEVNRKASVGGCIINTCGWVKGSGYQALVHCASTFQVDVVLVLDHERLYNELKRDLPHFVRVVLLPKSGGVVERSKDCRREAREEKIREYFYGFRGVSFYPFSFEVRFSDVRIYKIGAPSIPDSCLPLGMSQDDTQLKLVPVTPGRDLTYHVLSVSSAEDGEEGVRKGIVESPVCGFIVVTYVDTQAQVMKVLSPAPRPLQRHTLLIMDIRFMDMK